One region of Terricaulis silvestris genomic DNA includes:
- a CDS encoding efflux RND transporter periplasmic adaptor subunit: MNSKKDYRGRTLCAMLLALTLASCSQPEQPAPPPAEVGIVVIAAQPYEHVIRLPGRVSAFEVSEVRPQIGGIVRSRNFREGASVRAGQVLYEIDPAQARTQYADAQAASASAQARFERYERLIDINGVSRQEYDDARAAANQARAGVDAARINLGYTRVTAPISGVIGASTVTPGALATPSQAEPFAVIQQIDRVYVDMTRSASELLQLRGTAASPRARVRIILPGGEYYPTDGELQFSDVTVNESTGAVRLRALFRNPNRTLLPGMFVNAEVSQAVQQDAILAPQRGVTRNARGEATALVVNAQNVVEERTLETGPTAGDQWVVLSGLNPGDRVIIEGVQRAQAGATVNPVPAGSTTPPPEGPPQQGGGGH, from the coding sequence ATGAATTCTAAGAAAGACTATCGCGGCCGCACCCTGTGCGCGATGCTGCTCGCGCTCACGCTTGCGAGTTGCAGTCAACCCGAACAGCCAGCGCCGCCGCCAGCGGAAGTCGGCATCGTGGTGATCGCGGCGCAACCGTACGAGCACGTCATTCGGCTGCCCGGCCGCGTCAGTGCGTTTGAAGTTTCCGAAGTGCGTCCGCAGATCGGCGGCATCGTGCGCAGCCGCAACTTCCGCGAAGGCGCCAGCGTGCGCGCTGGCCAAGTGCTCTACGAAATCGATCCCGCACAAGCGCGCACGCAGTACGCCGACGCGCAGGCCGCGTCCGCATCAGCACAAGCACGATTCGAGCGCTACGAGCGCCTCATCGACATCAACGGCGTCAGCCGCCAGGAGTATGACGACGCCCGCGCCGCCGCCAACCAGGCGCGCGCCGGCGTCGATGCTGCACGCATCAACCTCGGCTACACGCGCGTCACCGCTCCGATCAGCGGCGTCATCGGCGCCTCGACGGTGACGCCAGGCGCGCTGGCCACGCCGTCGCAAGCCGAGCCTTTCGCGGTGATCCAGCAGATCGATCGCGTTTACGTCGACATGACGCGCTCTGCCTCGGAGCTGCTGCAGTTGCGCGGCACGGCCGCAAGCCCGCGCGCTCGCGTGCGCATCATCCTGCCCGGCGGCGAGTACTACCCGACCGACGGCGAGCTCCAATTCTCCGACGTCACCGTGAACGAATCCACCGGCGCGGTTCGCCTGCGCGCGCTCTTCCGCAATCCGAACCGCACGCTGTTGCCCGGCATGTTCGTCAACGCCGAGGTTTCGCAAGCCGTGCAGCAGGACGCGATCCTGGCGCCACAGCGTGGCGTGACGCGCAATGCCCGCGGCGAAGCCACAGCGCTTGTCGTCAATGCGCAAAACGTCGTCGAGGAGCGCACCCTGGAAACCGGCCCGACCGCCGGCGATCAATGGGTTGTGCTCTCCGGCCTCAACCCCGGTGACCGCGTCATCATCGAAGGCGTGCAACGCGCGCAAGCAGGCGCAACCGTGAACCCGGTGCCAGCGGGCTCGACGACGCCGCCGCCTGAAGGCCCACCGCAACAGGGCGGCGGTGGTCACTGA
- a CDS encoding FadR/GntR family transcriptional regulator, with the protein MPSHPPTQNLTTSIVNDLGIAIVTGKYSEQNPFPVEGELCKQYKASRSVLREAVKMLTAKGLLKARPRQGTWVQSEEHWNLLDPDVLRWMLERKFSLRLLIEFTQIRLAVEPGAAALAAQLAGPAEQAAITRGIERMLAADRGEDDPLDSDIAFHSSVLRASGNPFYAQLRELIETALRFSIRRTNTYKGVKFASVLDHKRVADAIIAGDATGAERFMRALIQEALDLMMAEERKRKRDRRSA; encoded by the coding sequence GTGCCGAGTCATCCTCCCACCCAGAACTTGACGACCAGTATCGTCAACGACTTGGGCATCGCCATCGTTACCGGAAAATACTCGGAACAGAATCCGTTCCCGGTCGAGGGCGAACTGTGCAAGCAATATAAGGCGAGCCGCAGTGTGTTGCGCGAAGCCGTCAAGATGCTGACGGCGAAGGGCCTGCTCAAAGCGCGGCCGCGTCAGGGCACCTGGGTGCAAAGCGAAGAGCACTGGAACCTGCTCGACCCGGACGTGCTGCGTTGGATGCTCGAGCGCAAATTTTCACTTCGGCTGCTCATCGAGTTCACGCAGATCCGCCTGGCGGTCGAACCCGGCGCCGCTGCGCTCGCGGCTCAATTGGCCGGCCCGGCCGAACAGGCCGCCATCACGCGCGGCATCGAACGCATGCTCGCCGCCGACCGCGGCGAAGACGATCCACTCGATTCCGACATCGCCTTCCACTCGTCCGTTCTGCGCGCGAGCGGAAATCCCTTTTATGCGCAGCTGCGCGAGTTGATCGAGACAGCTCTCCGCTTCTCAATCCGCCGCACCAATACTTACAAAGGCGTGAAGTTCGCGAGCGTGCTTGACCATAAGCGGGTCGCCGACGCCATCATTGCAGGCGATGCGACGGGCGCCGAGCGGTTCATGCGAGCGCTGATCCAAGAGGCGCTGGATCTGATGATGGCCGAGGAGCGCAAACGCAAACGCGACCGGCGCTCCGCCTAA
- a CDS encoding 2-dehydro-3-deoxy-6-phosphogalactonate aldolase has translation MNLAHIIEVMPLVAILRGLTPADAVPVAASLQRAGIICLEVPLNSPQPFDSIAAIRTKFGDALFVGAGTVLATEQVTEAAAAGAEFIVSPNTDIEVIQNTKARGLSSVPGFFTPTEALTAAKAGADALKLFPADGASPAHLKSMKAVLRGDLPVLAVGGVSESSMADWMAGGAAGFGIGGALYRPGASPEDVEAKARALVAAFKATCK, from the coding sequence ATGAACCTAGCGCACATCATTGAGGTGATGCCGCTCGTTGCGATTCTGCGCGGGCTCACCCCCGCGGACGCAGTGCCCGTCGCCGCATCGTTGCAGCGTGCGGGCATCATCTGTCTGGAAGTGCCGCTCAACTCGCCGCAGCCGTTCGACAGCATCGCCGCCATTCGCACAAAATTTGGAGACGCCTTGTTCGTCGGCGCTGGCACCGTGCTCGCCACCGAGCAAGTCACCGAAGCCGCCGCCGCCGGTGCGGAATTCATCGTGTCCCCAAATACGGATATCGAGGTCATTCAGAATACAAAGGCGCGCGGCCTTTCGAGCGTACCAGGCTTCTTCACACCGACGGAGGCGCTGACAGCCGCAAAAGCGGGTGCCGACGCGCTGAAGCTTTTTCCCGCAGACGGCGCGAGCCCCGCGCATCTGAAATCAATGAAGGCCGTGCTGCGGGGCGATTTGCCTGTTCTCGCGGTCGGCGGCGTCAGCGAGTCAAGCATGGCCGATTGGATGGCTGGCGGCGCTGCCGGTTTCGGCATCGGCGGCGCGCTCTATAGGCCCGGCGCCTCGCCGGAAGACGTCGAAGCCAAGGCCCGCGCCCTTGTCGCGGCCTTCAAGGCGACATGCAAATGA
- a CDS encoding AraC family transcriptional regulator: MAEMFYAQVAETSVLRYHGETSRISRGVNELAAATPDNLAILAYDESVDLVEGGQRLSLRPGDLYLYHPSRPVEVIGDDCLGLSAFCVATGLIESAHAEMWSPSGAVLHRERATTRLLRAVLLPLLDLARDLPETTFLSTLRHAAQVAALEVGGRTHERGREAKRSLRLHRAQALIEVRHRDPAFGPGVAARELGCSVRLIHQIFEAADRSFGAHLLEARLRTAWKLLASPDNDQRAITQIAYDSGFNDLSTFHRAFRRMFGVSPRDVRSGLI, translated from the coding sequence ATGGCGGAAATGTTCTACGCGCAGGTCGCGGAAACATCGGTGCTTCGCTACCACGGTGAGACCAGCCGCATTTCGCGCGGCGTCAACGAGCTCGCAGCCGCGACACCGGACAATCTCGCAATCCTCGCCTACGATGAGTCCGTCGATCTCGTGGAAGGAGGCCAGCGCCTCTCTCTGAGGCCCGGCGATCTTTATCTTTATCATCCTAGCCGGCCGGTCGAGGTCATCGGCGACGACTGCCTGGGCCTCAGCGCGTTCTGCGTGGCGACAGGGCTGATCGAGTCTGCGCATGCCGAGATGTGGAGCCCGTCAGGCGCTGTGCTCCATCGCGAAAGGGCGACGACACGGCTGCTGCGCGCCGTGCTCCTGCCGCTGCTGGACCTAGCACGAGATCTGCCCGAGACGACCTTCCTCTCCACGCTGCGCCACGCAGCGCAGGTGGCCGCACTGGAAGTTGGCGGACGAACGCACGAGCGCGGACGGGAGGCGAAACGCAGCCTGCGGCTCCACCGCGCGCAGGCTCTGATCGAAGTCCGCCATCGCGATCCCGCATTCGGGCCCGGAGTGGCTGCCCGTGAACTCGGATGCTCTGTGCGCTTGATCCACCAGATTTTTGAAGCCGCGGACCGCAGTTTCGGTGCGCATCTGCTGGAAGCGCGGCTCCGCACAGCGTGGAAGTTGCTGGCTTCTCCAGACAATGACCAGCGGGCAATCACACAGATCGCCTACGACTCGGGGTTCAACGATCTATCGACATTCCACCGCGCATTCCGGCGGATGTTTGGCGTCTCTCCGCGCGACGTCAGGTCTGGACTCATCTAG
- a CDS encoding efflux RND transporter permease subunit yields the protein MLPRFFIDRPIFAWVIAIVIALAGALSILRLPVAQYPQIAPPSVTITAIYPGASAQTVEDTVTQVIERQMTGLDDMLYMSASSDSSGSSTITITFEQGADPDVAQVQVQNKLANALPALPQVVQQQGVNVAKSTGNFLLIVGLLSDNPDVTANDMSDFASATLLDQLSRVEGVGQVQLFGAAYAMRIWLDPNRLQGFSLTPGDVIAAIRAQNAEVSAGQIGAQPYVEGQQLNATVSAQSLLETPEEFQNILLRTLPDGSTVRLQDVARVELGAESYGFDSRFNGQPATGLAVSLASGANAVDTAARVRQRINDLSPSFPDGIRANFPYDTTPFVAKSIEEVVKTLIEAVVLVFLVMFLFLQSWRATIIPTITVPIVLLGTFGALAMFGFSINTLTMFAMVLAIGMLVDDAIVVVENVERVMREEGLDAREATRKSMDQITGALIGVALVLAAVFVPMAFFPGSTGVIYQQFSITIVAAMSLSVLMALTLTPALTAALLRHEPPRREGSRVGAVFNRFNAGLAWVSTRYQGILGRTLAPKRGSRMLGIYVIICVALGLLFARLPSAFFPDEDQGFFITVVQLPPGASADRTSAVLRQVEDYYRENESETIESYFAVQGFGFAGAGQNQGLMFVQLKPWEERRGAGQRVDAIVGRAFGALSQIRDGSVFPVQPPAVVELGFSGGFDMQLVNVAGLSREQFTDARNQLLGLAGQNQRLSQVRPNGQDDTPQLQLDIDQHAAAALGVSIPDINTTLAGAWGGVYVNDFIDRGRIKRVFLQGDAPFRMAPEDIGQWHVRTESGEMAPFSAFATSRWISASPRLERFNGAPSFNIQGAGGQGVSSGAAMIEMESLIDQLPAGVAANWTGSSYEERQSGAQAPALYALSLLVVFLCLAALYESWTIPLAVLIVVPLGLLGAALAANLRGLSNDIYFQVGLLATMGLAAKNAILIVEFARNLAEQGRSWGEAAMEAARIRMRPILMTSFAFVFGVMPMALASGAGSGAQNAIGTAVIGGMLAATILVPLLTPFFFVEVHKLFERDWFKRREPATEPPALSGPAE from the coding sequence ATGCTACCGCGCTTTTTTATCGACCGGCCGATCTTCGCATGGGTGATCGCTATCGTGATCGCGCTCGCGGGCGCGCTCTCGATTTTGCGTTTGCCGGTGGCGCAGTATCCGCAGATCGCGCCACCGAGCGTTACGATTACCGCGATATATCCCGGCGCCTCTGCACAAACGGTTGAAGACACGGTCACGCAAGTGATCGAGCGGCAGATGACCGGCCTCGACGACATGCTCTACATGAGCGCGTCGAGCGATTCCTCCGGCTCATCCACCATCACCATCACGTTCGAGCAAGGCGCCGATCCCGACGTCGCGCAGGTGCAAGTTCAGAACAAACTCGCCAACGCACTGCCGGCGCTGCCGCAAGTGGTCCAGCAGCAAGGCGTCAACGTCGCCAAATCGACCGGCAACTTCCTGCTCATCGTCGGCCTTCTCTCCGACAACCCCGACGTCACCGCCAACGACATGTCGGATTTCGCGTCCGCCACGCTGCTTGATCAACTGAGCCGTGTCGAAGGCGTAGGCCAGGTGCAATTGTTTGGCGCCGCGTACGCGATGCGGATCTGGCTCGATCCCAACCGGCTGCAGGGCTTTTCACTCACGCCCGGCGATGTCATTGCCGCCATCCGTGCGCAGAACGCCGAAGTTTCCGCCGGCCAGATCGGCGCTCAGCCTTACGTCGAAGGCCAACAGCTCAACGCGACAGTCTCAGCGCAATCGCTGCTGGAGACGCCCGAAGAATTCCAAAACATCCTGCTGCGCACGTTGCCCGATGGATCGACCGTGCGCCTGCAAGACGTTGCCCGCGTCGAACTCGGCGCCGAGTCCTACGGCTTCGACAGCCGCTTCAACGGCCAACCGGCCACGGGTCTCGCCGTGTCACTCGCCTCCGGCGCCAACGCCGTGGACACCGCCGCGCGCGTCCGCCAGCGCATCAACGACCTCTCGCCATCCTTCCCCGATGGCATTCGCGCCAACTTTCCCTACGACACCACACCGTTCGTGGCGAAGTCGATCGAAGAAGTCGTCAAGACGCTGATCGAAGCCGTCGTGCTCGTCTTCCTGGTTATGTTCCTGTTTCTGCAGAGCTGGCGCGCGACCATCATCCCGACCATCACCGTGCCGATCGTTCTGCTCGGCACGTTCGGCGCGCTCGCCATGTTCGGCTTTAGCATCAACACGCTCACCATGTTCGCCATGGTGCTGGCGATCGGCATGCTGGTCGATGACGCCATCGTCGTGGTCGAGAACGTCGAACGCGTGATGCGCGAGGAAGGGCTCGACGCCAGAGAAGCCACGCGAAAATCGATGGACCAGATTACCGGCGCGTTGATCGGCGTCGCACTGGTGCTCGCGGCGGTGTTCGTGCCGATGGCGTTCTTCCCGGGATCGACCGGCGTCATCTACCAGCAGTTCTCCATCACCATTGTCGCGGCCATGTCGCTATCAGTGCTGATGGCGCTGACACTGACGCCCGCACTCACTGCTGCATTGTTGCGTCACGAGCCGCCACGCCGCGAAGGCTCACGCGTCGGCGCTGTGTTCAACCGTTTCAATGCCGGCCTCGCCTGGGTCTCCACGCGCTACCAGGGCATTCTCGGCCGCACACTGGCGCCGAAGCGCGGCAGCCGCATGCTCGGCATCTACGTGATTATCTGCGTCGCGCTCGGCTTGCTGTTCGCGCGCCTGCCCTCTGCGTTCTTCCCGGATGAGGACCAAGGTTTCTTCATCACCGTGGTGCAGCTGCCGCCTGGCGCTTCCGCAGATCGCACCTCCGCCGTGCTTCGCCAAGTCGAGGATTATTACCGCGAGAACGAAAGCGAGACGATTGAATCGTATTTCGCCGTGCAAGGCTTCGGCTTCGCCGGCGCTGGCCAGAACCAAGGCCTCATGTTCGTTCAGCTGAAGCCATGGGAAGAGCGACGCGGCGCCGGCCAGCGCGTCGATGCAATTGTCGGCCGCGCTTTCGGCGCGCTCAGCCAAATCCGCGACGGCTCAGTCTTCCCGGTGCAACCACCGGCCGTGGTTGAACTCGGCTTCTCCGGCGGCTTCGACATGCAGCTCGTGAACGTCGCGGGGCTATCACGCGAGCAGTTCACCGATGCGCGCAATCAATTGCTCGGGCTCGCCGGCCAGAACCAACGCCTAAGCCAAGTGCGCCCCAACGGCCAGGATGACACGCCCCAACTGCAGCTCGACATCGATCAGCATGCGGCCGCCGCGCTGGGCGTCTCCATCCCCGACATCAACACCACGCTGGCGGGCGCGTGGGGCGGCGTCTACGTCAACGACTTCATCGATCGCGGCCGCATCAAGCGCGTCTTCCTGCAAGGCGATGCGCCATTCCGCATGGCGCCTGAAGACATTGGCCAATGGCACGTGCGCACAGAATCCGGCGAGATGGCCCCCTTCTCCGCGTTCGCGACATCGCGCTGGATCTCCGCGTCACCGCGGCTTGAGCGCTTCAACGGCGCGCCATCGTTCAACATCCAAGGCGCCGGCGGCCAAGGCGTCAGCTCCGGCGCGGCCATGATCGAAATGGAATCGCTCATTGACCAACTCCCCGCTGGCGTCGCCGCCAACTGGACCGGATCGTCCTACGAAGAGCGCCAGTCCGGCGCGCAGGCGCCCGCGCTTTACGCGCTCTCGTTGCTGGTCGTGTTCTTGTGTCTCGCTGCGCTCTACGAGAGTTGGACCATCCCTCTCGCGGTGCTGATCGTGGTGCCGCTTGGTCTGCTCGGCGCGGCGCTGGCAGCAAACCTGCGCGGGCTTTCCAACGACATCTACTTCCAAGTCGGCTTGCTGGCGACCATGGGTCTCGCGGCGAAGAACGCGATCCTAATCGTCGAGTTCGCGCGCAACTTGGCCGAGCAAGGCCGCTCGTGGGGGGAAGCGGCAATGGAAGCGGCGCGCATCCGCATGCGTCCCATTCTGATGACGTCGTTCGCGTTCGTGTTCGGCGTAATGCCCATGGCGCTCGCATCCGGCGCCGGCTCCGGTGCGCAGAACGCAATCGGCACCGCGGTGATAGGCGGCATGCTGGCGGCCACCATTCTAGTGCCGTTGCTCACGCCGTTCTTCTTCGTCGAGGTCCACAAACTGTTCGAGCGCGACTGGTTCAAACGCCGCGAACCGGCGACTGAGCCGCCAGCATTGTCGGGGCCAGCCGAATGA
- a CDS encoding Gfo/Idh/MocA family protein produces MIKLGLVGVGKIARDQHLPVIAASAEFELVAAASRNASVEGVRNYASLEAMLTAEPSVDAVTLCTPPGPREADARLALARGLHVLLEKPPAATVAAAHDLVSRANGCALHASWHSRHAPGVTPARDWLHGRRIQSVEIVWKEDIRRWHPGQDWILAPGGMGVFDPGINALSILTEIIPSRINLISAELDIPTNREMPIAARLLAHTSDGAAISAKFDFLQTGDQIWEIAIETDRGVLRLIDGGDRLLIDNNEQVLGTLSRHHEYAGVYQHFATLIREHRVDFDLRPLELVAGAFTFGRRNEKPNFEF; encoded by the coding sequence ATGATCAAGCTCGGCCTCGTCGGCGTCGGCAAGATCGCACGCGACCAGCATTTGCCGGTCATTGCCGCGAGCGCCGAGTTCGAACTCGTGGCCGCCGCAAGCCGCAACGCTTCGGTTGAAGGCGTCCGCAACTACGCCTCGCTCGAAGCCATGCTCACTGCCGAACCGTCGGTCGACGCGGTGACACTCTGCACGCCGCCTGGCCCGCGCGAAGCGGACGCGCGACTCGCGCTGGCGCGCGGGCTTCACGTGCTGCTTGAGAAGCCTCCGGCCGCGACGGTAGCGGCGGCGCACGATCTCGTTTCCCGCGCGAACGGATGCGCGTTGCACGCCTCCTGGCATTCACGCCACGCCCCGGGTGTCACGCCGGCCCGCGACTGGCTGCACGGCCGCCGCATCCAAAGCGTGGAGATCGTCTGGAAAGAGGACATCCGCCGCTGGCATCCGGGCCAGGACTGGATTCTGGCGCCGGGAGGCATGGGCGTGTTCGATCCCGGCATCAACGCGCTCTCGATCCTAACCGAGATCATCCCGTCGAGGATCAACCTAATCAGCGCCGAACTGGACATCCCCACAAATCGCGAGATGCCGATCGCCGCGCGTTTGCTGGCGCATACGAGCGATGGCGCCGCTATCAGCGCTAAGTTCGATTTTCTGCAGACCGGCGATCAAATCTGGGAGATTGCGATCGAAACCGATCGCGGCGTGCTTCGTCTCATCGACGGCGGAGACCGGCTCTTGATCGATAACAACGAGCAAGTGCTTGGAACGCTCAGTCGCCATCACGAGTATGCTGGAGTCTACCAGCACTTCGCCACCCTCATACGCGAACACCGCGTCGATTTTGATTTGCGCCCGCTTGAACTCGTCGCGGGCGCTTTCACCTTTGGTCGTCGCAACGAAAAGCCCAATTTCGAGTTCTAG
- a CDS encoding 2-dehydro-3-deoxygalactonokinase, which yields MAKPSIVGVDWGSTNLRAFRFDAEGEIAEVRRAESGARTLRGAAFADVLETLISDWIDDQSRIVTCGMAGGREGWTEAPYANCPVDMHALAGSVIRAPAKFADVWIVPGAKSIRDDGRVEVMRGEETQILGGLENERAPAIVIAPGTHSKWARVENGRLVSFRTYMTGELFALLKAHSILGRTMDVSAPHDAAAFDLGVHRALEDKGLLNLIFSTRSEVLFEHLSPAAAPSYLSGVLLGAEVGEALDRTPFTRDTPIFLVGDPGLAGRYAQALAIAGHNQVQTLDGERAAARGLWRIALERGA from the coding sequence ATGGCGAAGCCATCGATCGTGGGCGTGGACTGGGGCTCCACCAACCTTCGCGCCTTCCGTTTCGACGCCGAAGGCGAGATCGCTGAAGTGCGCCGGGCCGAATCCGGCGCGCGCACGCTTCGGGGCGCGGCGTTTGCCGACGTCCTGGAAACCCTCATCAGTGATTGGATCGACGATCAGAGCCGCATCGTAACGTGCGGCATGGCCGGCGGACGCGAGGGGTGGACCGAGGCGCCGTACGCCAATTGCCCCGTCGATATGCACGCTCTCGCCGGCTCGGTTATCCGCGCGCCCGCCAAGTTCGCCGACGTCTGGATCGTGCCGGGCGCAAAATCGATCCGCGACGACGGGCGCGTTGAAGTGATGCGGGGCGAGGAGACGCAAATCCTCGGCGGCCTCGAGAACGAGCGCGCGCCAGCCATCGTGATCGCGCCCGGCACACATTCGAAGTGGGCTCGTGTCGAAAACGGCCGGCTCGTGAGCTTCCGCACTTACATGACCGGCGAATTGTTCGCGCTGCTGAAGGCGCACTCCATCCTCGGCCGCACCATGGATGTCTCGGCGCCGCACGATGCGGCCGCGTTTGATCTCGGCGTCCACCGCGCGCTCGAAGACAAGGGCTTGCTCAATTTGATCTTCAGCACGCGCTCGGAAGTGTTGTTCGAGCATCTCTCTCCCGCGGCAGCGCCCTCATACCTCTCTGGGGTGCTGCTCGGCGCCGAGGTCGGCGAAGCGCTGGATCGCACGCCTTTCACCCGCGATACGCCCATCTTCCTGGTCGGCGATCCCGGCCTTGCCGGCCGCTACGCCCAAGCGCTTGCCATTGCCGGCCACAATCAGGTGCAAACACTCGACGGTGAACGCGCCGCAGCGCGAGGCCTCTGGCGCATCGCGCTGGAGCGCGGCGCATGA